A region of Faecalibacterium taiwanense DNA encodes the following proteins:
- a CDS encoding recombinase family protein — protein sequence MTAVIYARYSSDNQREESIEGQIRECTAYAEKNGITIVKHYIDRAISAKTDNRPEFQQMIKDSDKKLFDIVLVWKLDRFARNRYDSARYKTQLKKNGVKLMSATEIISEGPEGIILESVLEGYAEYYSADLAEKVVRGQTENILKGRCNGGRGTFGYTLDSERKFHIDPLTSPFVLESFKKYNEGSTMKEIRDWLNENGIKNPVGGAFTYNSVEHMLKNRRYIGELKFRDVVVPDAIPPIIPLELFEDVQKKIAKNKKAPARRKAEDDYLLTTKLFCGYCGALMFGESGTSRTGEVHRYYKCATAKKHKGCKKKTVRKQWLEDLVVNQTMQLVKDDAAMESIIAKVMELQNKDNTNIPLYEKQLRDAESGIQNMLNAIQVGILTSSTKERLEQLEETKRELEARIAEEKLAKPKVTEEFIRFWLLRFRKLDMSLKDQRQALVDTFINAIYLYDDKVLITFNYKEGTQTVTFGEATEVASEGNGSDLDCFTAPRKTSTQCVLVFLFRCGRGLEQQRRRPQPAAETGRSCWGRVLIFQSPAKGLQKNQQTQPVRP from the coding sequence ATGACCGCCGTGATCTATGCCCGCTATTCCTCGGACAACCAGCGCGAAGAATCCATCGAAGGCCAGATCCGGGAATGCACGGCTTATGCCGAGAAAAACGGCATCACCATCGTCAAGCACTATATTGACCGTGCTATCTCCGCCAAGACGGACAACCGCCCGGAGTTCCAGCAGATGATTAAGGACAGCGACAAGAAGCTGTTTGACATTGTGCTGGTCTGGAAGCTGGACCGTTTTGCTCGGAACCGCTACGACAGTGCCCGGTATAAGACCCAACTGAAGAAGAACGGCGTCAAGCTCATGTCTGCCACCGAGATCATCTCCGAGGGGCCGGAGGGCATTATTCTGGAATCTGTGCTGGAAGGTTATGCCGAGTATTATTCCGCTGACCTTGCCGAGAAGGTCGTGCGTGGACAGACCGAGAACATCCTGAAAGGCCGCTGCAACGGTGGCCGTGGAACCTTTGGGTACACGCTGGATTCCGAGCGGAAGTTCCACATCGACCCTCTCACCTCGCCTTTTGTGCTTGAATCGTTCAAGAAGTACAATGAAGGCTCCACAATGAAGGAGATTCGGGACTGGCTGAACGAAAACGGCATCAAGAACCCGGTGGGCGGTGCATTTACTTATAACAGCGTTGAACATATGCTCAAGAACCGGCGGTACATCGGAGAACTGAAATTCCGGGATGTGGTCGTGCCGGATGCTATCCCGCCCATCATTCCACTGGAACTGTTTGAGGATGTGCAGAAGAAAATCGCCAAAAACAAAAAAGCCCCTGCCCGTAGAAAGGCAGAGGATGACTATCTGCTCACCACCAAGCTGTTCTGCGGCTACTGTGGGGCGTTGATGTTTGGCGAAAGCGGCACAAGCCGGACGGGTGAAGTCCACCGCTACTATAAATGTGCCACTGCCAAAAAGCACAAGGGCTGCAAGAAAAAGACCGTCCGCAAACAGTGGCTGGAAGATTTGGTAGTCAACCAGACCATGCAGCTTGTGAAAGACGATGCCGCTATGGAATCCATCATCGCCAAGGTGATGGAACTGCAAAATAAGGATAACACCAACATTCCACTCTATGAGAAACAGCTTCGGGATGCTGAATCTGGTATCCAGAATATGCTCAATGCGATTCAGGTCGGTATCCTGACCAGCTCCACCAAGGAGCGGCTGGAGCAGCTGGAAGAAACCAAGCGTGAGCTTGAAGCCCGCATTGCGGAAGAAAAGCTGGCAAAGCCCAAGGTTACAGAGGAGTTCATCCGGTTCTGGCTGCTGCGGTTCCGCAAGCTGGACATGAGCCTGAAAGACCAGCGGCAGGCATTGGTGGATACCTTCATCAATGCGATTTATCTATACGATGATAAGGTTTTAATAACCTTCAACTATAAGGAAGGTACACAGACCGTCACCTTTGGAGAAGCGACAGAAGTTGCATCCGAGGGAAATGGTTCGGATTTGGATTGCTTTACTGCACCAAGAAAAACCAGTACACAATGTGTACTGGTTTTTCTTTTTCGGTGCGGAAGAGGACTTGAACAGCAACGACGACGACCGCAGCCAGCGGCTGAAACAGGGAGGAGTTGTTGGGGCCGCGTTCTGATTTTTCAAAGCCCTGCCAAGGGGCTGCAGAAAAATCAGCAAACGCAACCCGTAAGGCCCTGA
- a CDS encoding GntR family transcriptional regulator: MLSAAEKKSAQVYRWLLAYIDENKFSGNQRLPSENALCRKLGVSRETIRVAIDRLVNEGIVYKVKGSGTYFHREKVMTRDLNTEDALYKIGLVLQGQDTSANSGLIEGVRSVLTQERVDLHVFLTDNKFCNERRCLETVVHQNFHGFIVDGVKSSILSPNLDCYKELYRRKIPVIFYNNFYRNLRCPRVTINDIECAHQLIGRLMDAGHSHIAGIFVYDNYQSVEKFQGMAEAMRNRGLELNDDYIKWCISDEAHNESYVRSIERFLKSIPKCTAIVCCNYIIYRLVMKTLQKMGKTVPEDYSLVCFDYSEETYRQEDVTCSVEQGFEMGRQLALRLMEMISTGECDDRNYTYVMKPILYDGHSIRKIKKVK, from the coding sequence ATGCTCTCGGCTGCTGAGAAAAAATCTGCTCAGGTATATCGTTGGCTTCTGGCTTATATCGACGAAAACAAGTTTTCTGGAAATCAACGACTGCCCTCGGAAAATGCACTCTGCCGAAAGCTGGGCGTCAGCCGGGAAACGATTCGAGTTGCCATTGACCGATTGGTGAATGAAGGAATCGTGTACAAAGTCAAAGGGAGCGGCACCTATTTCCACCGGGAAAAGGTGATGACGCGCGATTTGAACACCGAGGATGCACTTTATAAGATCGGCCTTGTTTTGCAAGGTCAGGATACGAGTGCAAATTCGGGGCTGATTGAGGGTGTGCGCAGCGTTCTGACACAGGAACGGGTGGATCTGCACGTATTTCTGACCGATAACAAGTTCTGCAACGAACGCCGCTGTCTGGAAACAGTGGTGCATCAGAATTTTCATGGCTTTATCGTGGACGGTGTTAAGTCGAGTATCCTCAGCCCGAATCTTGACTGCTACAAGGAACTTTATCGGCGCAAAATTCCGGTGATATTCTACAACAATTTTTATCGGAATCTGCGCTGTCCGCGTGTGACCATCAATGATATTGAATGTGCGCATCAGTTGATAGGACGCCTGATGGATGCCGGACACAGCCACATTGCAGGCATCTTCGTGTACGACAACTACCAGAGCGTAGAAAAGTTTCAAGGCATGGCGGAAGCGATGCGAAATCGTGGTTTGGAACTGAACGATGATTACATCAAGTGGTGTATTTCGGACGAAGCCCACAACGAAAGCTATGTCCGTTCCATTGAAAGATTTCTGAAGAGCATCCCTAAATGCACCGCTATCGTCTGCTGCAACTACATCATCTATCGACTGGTCATGAAAACTCTGCAGAAAATGGGGAAGACTGTACCCGAAGATTATTCGCTGGTCTGTTTTGACTATTCGGAAGAGACGTATCGACAGGAGGACGTTACCTGTTCTGTGGAACAAGGCTTTGAAATGGGACGTCAGCTTGCGCTGCGGCTTATGGAGATGATTTCCACCGGCGAATGCGATGACCGGAACTACACTTATGTCATGAAGCCCATCCTCTACGATGGCCATTCCATCCGGAAGATCAAAAAGGTAAAATAA
- a CDS encoding DUF6061 family protein yields MDTGCVELLLRNGRKISIDCTGVEDALDVTMAQRSELNYLIYNDPLGYADLILNGDPEEYLKTVTGSHGLED; encoded by the coding sequence ATGGACACCGGCTGCGTGGAGCTTCTGCTCCGGAATGGGAGAAAAATTTCCATTGACTGTACCGGGGTCGAGGATGCACTGGACGTGACCATGGCGCAGAGGTCAGAGTTGAATTATCTCATCTATAATGACCCGCTGGGCTATGCCGATTTGATTCTGAACGGCGACCCAGAGGAATATTTGAAAACCGTAACCGGGAGCCATGGGTTAGAAGATTAA
- a CDS encoding sulfatase-like hydrolase/transferase gives MAYNIIFYFSDQQRWDTCGCFGQPLNVTPNLDKLAEEGVKFDNAFSPQPVCGPCRALFQTGKYPTETGCFRNNLMLPSNIKTLGEYMEKDAGYETAYVGKWHLASDGELEKKPTIDHTITAVPLELRGGYTGYWRAADVLEFTSHGYDGYVFDENNNRIDFKGYRADCINQFALDYLDQYTGEKPFFMTVSQIEPHHQNDHNHYEGPNGSKQRFADFVLPEDLKALGGNAAEEYPDYLGQCASLDENLGKLVEKLKEKGLYENTVILYASDHGSHFKTRNRDAHLNGYDDYKRSCHDGCLHVPLVICGGPFKGGKEVTELVSTESIPKTLLALAGVDVGDKMIGENLLDVVEKKNHNRANEVYAQISESRCGRCIRTADYMYSVYAPGVNGGEAAASDVYADDFLYDMQKDPWQLNNVVADPAYADVKAELRERLLNWIQHAEGTRPTITD, from the coding sequence GTGGCATATAACATTATTTTCTACTTCAGTGACCAGCAGCGCTGGGATACCTGCGGCTGCTTCGGCCAGCCGCTCAACGTCACACCCAATCTGGACAAGCTGGCAGAGGAGGGCGTAAAATTTGACAATGCTTTCTCTCCCCAGCCGGTGTGCGGCCCTTGCCGCGCCCTGTTCCAGACCGGAAAATACCCCACTGAGACAGGCTGTTTCCGCAATAACCTGATGCTGCCCTCGAATATCAAGACTCTGGGCGAGTATATGGAAAAAGATGCCGGCTACGAAACTGCCTATGTCGGCAAGTGGCATCTGGCCTCGGATGGCGAGCTGGAAAAGAAGCCGACCATTGACCATACCATTACAGCCGTTCCGTTGGAGTTGCGCGGCGGCTACACCGGCTACTGGCGTGCAGCCGATGTGCTGGAATTTACCTCCCACGGCTACGACGGCTATGTGTTCGACGAGAACAACAACCGCATCGATTTTAAGGGCTACCGTGCTGACTGCATCAACCAGTTCGCGCTGGACTACCTCGACCAGTACACCGGCGAAAAGCCCTTCTTCATGACCGTATCCCAAATTGAGCCGCACCATCAGAATGACCACAACCACTACGAAGGCCCCAACGGCTCGAAGCAGCGATTTGCGGATTTTGTCCTCCCCGAAGACTTGAAGGCTCTGGGCGGCAATGCAGCAGAAGAGTATCCGGATTATCTGGGACAGTGCGCAAGCCTCGACGAGAACCTCGGCAAGCTGGTGGAAAAACTGAAAGAAAAGGGTCTGTATGAGAATACTGTTATCCTTTACGCTTCCGACCATGGCTCTCATTTCAAGACCCGCAACCGCGACGCCCATCTGAACGGATACGATGACTATAAGCGCTCGTGCCACGACGGCTGCCTGCATGTGCCGCTGGTCATCTGCGGCGGCCCGTTCAAGGGCGGCAAGGAAGTCACCGAGCTGGTCAGCACCGAGAGCATCCCCAAGACTCTGTTGGCTTTGGCAGGCGTGGATGTCGGCGACAAGATGATCGGCGAAAATCTGCTTGACGTTGTGGAAAAGAAAAATCATAATAGAGCTAATGAGGTCTACGCCCAAATCTCGGAGAGCCGCTGCGGCCGCTGCATCCGCACGGCAGATTATATGTACTCTGTCTATGCCCCCGGTGTCAATGGCGGCGAGGCTGCGGCATCTGATGTGTATGCGGACGACTTCCTCTATGATATGCAGAAAGACCCGTGGCAGCTGAACAATGTTGTCGCAGATCCTGCATACGCCGACGTCAAAGCGGAGCTTCGTGAGCGCTTGCTGAACTGGATACAGCACGCAGAAGGCACCCGCCCCACCATCACCGACTGA
- a CDS encoding tripartite tricarboxylate transporter permease, which produces MGLFDFIGPASGLLFTLENIIWINLGVFIGCVFAAIPGLSVILCIILFLPVTYTMRAIPGMMFLLGIYCAGGYGGSVSAILINTPGTPHAAATMLDGYPLSKMGRTKAALKIALYASTFGGIFSALVLLFLGPQVAKISAQLGTAEYFMVCLFGMTIIAGVSGKSLVKGIIAACLGLLISCVGADPMTSYDRFTFGIPRLYLGLDLAVTLIGLFALVEIIGKAELKRNELNLHAGKIGNDDGKITKDEYKRMFRPVLMGSIIGSCVGIVPGTGASEASWFSYNTAKNLSKHPEEFGHGSVEGVAAAESANNAVCGATLIPLLTLGIPGDGCVAIMLSALMINGLNPGLSLFTTDGAIMYAIMLGLILVNIFMFLQGKYLTSLFAKVVSIPQQILTPIIVIFCFAGAYSVNSSYFDLSVALVFGVMAWFMRKLELPAVPVLLGMVLGNMTETNFRRALLISDGSPKIFFSSVYCWIFIALIVVVIIGILRGKMKETKNAKVEQ; this is translated from the coding sequence ATGGGTTTGTTTGACTTTATCGGCCCGGCCTCCGGGCTGCTTTTCACCCTCGAAAATATCATCTGGATAAACCTCGGCGTCTTTATTGGCTGCGTGTTCGCGGCCATCCCGGGATTAAGTGTTATCCTCTGCATCATCCTATTCCTGCCTGTCACTTATACCATGCGTGCGATTCCCGGCATGATGTTCCTGTTGGGCATTTACTGCGCAGGCGGCTATGGTGGCTCGGTATCGGCTATCCTTATCAACACGCCGGGTACGCCCCACGCGGCGGCTACTATGCTGGACGGCTATCCGCTGTCCAAAATGGGCCGCACTAAGGCGGCGTTGAAAATTGCACTTTATGCATCTACCTTTGGCGGTATCTTCTCTGCGTTGGTGCTGCTCTTCCTCGGCCCTCAGGTCGCAAAAATTTCGGCACAGCTCGGCACGGCGGAGTACTTTATGGTCTGCCTGTTCGGCATGACGATTATTGCAGGCGTTTCTGGTAAGAGCCTTGTCAAGGGCATCATCGCCGCCTGCCTTGGTTTGCTTATTTCCTGTGTGGGCGCAGACCCCATGACCAGCTATGACCGCTTTACATTTGGTATTCCCCGTCTGTATCTGGGTCTTGACCTTGCCGTTACCCTCATCGGTTTGTTCGCACTGGTGGAAATCATTGGCAAGGCAGAGCTGAAGCGGAATGAGTTGAACCTTCACGCCGGAAAAATCGGCAATGATGACGGCAAAATCACAAAAGATGAATACAAGCGGATGTTCCGACCAGTGCTGATGGGTTCTATCATCGGTTCCTGTGTTGGTATCGTACCTGGCACGGGTGCGTCGGAGGCCTCGTGGTTCTCCTACAACACTGCGAAGAACCTGTCCAAGCATCCCGAGGAATTCGGCCACGGTTCTGTGGAGGGCGTTGCGGCTGCTGAGTCTGCCAACAATGCCGTCTGTGGCGCGACCCTGATTCCCTTGCTGACGCTGGGCATCCCCGGCGACGGCTGCGTGGCCATCATGTTGTCGGCCCTGATGATAAATGGCCTGAACCCCGGTCTCTCGCTGTTCACCACCGACGGCGCTATCATGTATGCCATCATGCTGGGCCTTATCCTCGTGAACATCTTCATGTTCCTGCAGGGCAAATACCTGACTAGCCTGTTTGCAAAGGTCGTCTCCATCCCTCAGCAGATCTTGACCCCCATCATCGTGATTTTCTGTTTCGCCGGTGCTTACTCGGTGAACAGCAGCTATTTTGATTTGAGCGTTGCGCTGGTGTTCGGCGTGATGGCGTGGTTCATGCGCAAGCTGGAGCTGCCCGCTGTCCCTGTGCTGCTGGGCATGGTGCTGGGCAATATGACCGAGACGAACTTCCGCCGCGCCCTGCTCATCTCGGATGGAAGTCCCAAAATCTTCTTCAGCAGTGTGTATTGCTGGATTTTTATCGCGCTAATCGTGGTGGTTATCATCGGCATCCTGCGCGGCAAGATGAAGGAAACGAAGAACGCGAAAGTGGAACAGTAA
- a CDS encoding tripartite tricarboxylate transporter TctB family protein, whose protein sequence is MKNLIERAEAKLDEWGAKLEQKNIEYPVDLICGILFLVIGIVLLLIMPQQVQISEKDVVNGRAFPTMLIWLMLAMSALLVGREAYNMVMHRPTKTKTLNLLVETKALVIVLILVVTYLLAEVTDLFVVGAVFCALAFLVFFRCKKPLYYAITVSMAVLIWVVFHFVLNVSF, encoded by the coding sequence TGAAAAATCTGATAGAACGTGCCGAAGCAAAACTGGATGAATGGGGCGCAAAGCTCGAACAGAAGAACATCGAGTACCCGGTAGACCTGATTTGCGGCATTCTGTTTCTGGTCATTGGCATCGTGCTGCTGCTCATCATGCCGCAGCAGGTGCAGATCTCGGAAAAAGACGTTGTGAATGGCCGCGCTTTCCCGACGATGCTGATTTGGCTCATGCTGGCCATGAGCGCCCTTCTGGTGGGCCGCGAGGCATACAACATGGTGATGCACCGCCCGACCAAAACTAAAACGCTGAATCTTTTGGTGGAAACAAAAGCACTCGTCATCGTCCTCATTCTGGTGGTCACTTATCTGCTGGCAGAGGTCACGGATCTGTTTGTTGTGGGCGCTGTATTCTGCGCACTGGCATTTCTGGTCTTTTTCCGCTGCAAGAAACCCCTTTACTATGCCATCACAGTTTCAATGGCTGTGTTGATTTGGGTCGTATTCCACTTTGTGCTGAATGTTAGTTTCTGA
- a CDS encoding anaerobic sulfatase maturase, whose translation MKHNTFLVKPASSLCNLSCRYCFYDDVSNSRACKNMGLLSHEMAGELVEKAFAATEEGGSVHFLFQGGEPTLAGLDFFRFFLETERSMQRNISVFHSIQTNGICLDEEWASFFKANSFLVGLSLDGTQENHDLYRLDAAGQGTWDKVTHALALLDAYRVETNLLCVVTGQLARKPQRAFKSLCELGQHNLQFIPCLDPLDTIGGQAYSLTPELYGRFLCGVFDTWYQQLQRGNYISVRNFEDYLRILLGMPPTSCASSGSCGHYLTVEGDGSLYPCDFYVLDEWKLGNLSHCTVEDALDSPTSQTFLAQGRKRPAECAACAYQLLCRGGCKRDWDASGSNRFCAAYKQFFAYVLPRLHTAAHFLAQQNR comes from the coding sequence ATGAAACATAATACATTTCTCGTCAAGCCAGCGTCCAGCCTGTGCAATCTGAGTTGCCGGTACTGCTTTTATGACGATGTTTCCAACAGCCGAGCCTGCAAAAATATGGGACTGCTTTCCCATGAAATGGCAGGAGAACTGGTTGAAAAGGCTTTTGCAGCCACAGAGGAAGGCGGCAGCGTCCATTTTCTGTTTCAGGGCGGCGAACCGACTCTTGCCGGGTTGGATTTCTTCCGGTTCTTTCTGGAAACGGAGCGTTCCATGCAGCGCAATATCTCTGTGTTCCACAGCATCCAGACCAATGGCATTTGTCTGGATGAAGAGTGGGCTTCCTTTTTCAAAGCCAACTCTTTCCTCGTAGGCCTCTCTCTGGACGGCACACAGGAGAACCATGATCTCTATCGGCTGGACGCAGCTGGGCAGGGCACATGGGATAAAGTAACTCATGCGCTTGCGCTGCTGGATGCCTACAGGGTCGAAACGAATCTGCTCTGTGTTGTGACCGGACAGCTGGCCAGAAAGCCGCAGCGAGCCTTCAAAAGCCTCTGCGAGTTGGGACAGCACAATCTGCAATTCATCCCATGTCTTGACCCACTTGATACGATTGGAGGGCAGGCATATTCTCTAACGCCGGAACTTTATGGTCGTTTTCTGTGCGGCGTCTTTGATACTTGGTATCAGCAGCTGCAACGAGGCAATTATATCAGCGTTCGCAATTTTGAGGACTATCTGCGTATCCTGCTGGGAATGCCGCCTACCTCCTGCGCTTCCTCCGGTTCCTGTGGACATTATCTTACCGTAGAAGGTGACGGAAGCCTTTATCCCTGTGACTTTTATGTTCTGGATGAGTGGAAGCTGGGAAATCTGAGCCACTGTACCGTTGAAGATGCGCTTGATTCTCCCACAAGCCAGACATTTCTGGCACAGGGCCGCAAACGCCCGGCGGAATGCGCAGCATGTGCTTATCAGCTGCTCTGCCGGGGCGGATGCAAGCGAGATTGGGATGCCTCTGGAAGCAACCGCTTTTGCGCAGCGTATAAGCAGTTCTTTGCCTATGTGCTTCCGCGCCTGCATACTGCTGCACATTTTCTGGCACAACAAAACCGATAA
- a CDS encoding chromate transporter, with amino-acid sequence MIYLQLFLSFLQVGMFSVGGGYAAMPLIQSQVVEQHGWLTMQEFTDLITIAEMTPGPIAVNSATFVGLRIAQVPGAIIATLGCITPALFFVSLLSYIYRKYKDISLLQSVLACLRPVIVALIFGAGLSILSMVVFGESAKTLANVDWIGIGSFASAFFVLRKLKWNPILTMCLCGVAGLGLHILLGI; translated from the coding sequence ATGATCTACTTACAGCTTTTTCTCAGCTTTTTGCAGGTGGGTATGTTCAGCGTAGGCGGCGGCTATGCGGCCATGCCGCTGATCCAGAGCCAAGTGGTGGAACAACATGGCTGGCTGACGATGCAGGAGTTTACTGACCTCATCACGATTGCAGAAATGACCCCTGGTCCCATTGCGGTCAACTCGGCAACTTTTGTTGGTTTGCGTATCGCGCAGGTACCCGGAGCCATCATTGCAACACTAGGTTGCATTACACCGGCGCTGTTCTTTGTTTCACTTCTATCCTACATCTATCGTAAATACAAGGATATTTCTCTGCTGCAAAGTGTTCTGGCCTGCCTGCGTCCGGTCATTGTAGCGCTTATCTTTGGTGCAGGTCTTTCTATACTGTCTATGGTGGTGTTCGGAGAGAGTGCAAAGACGCTCGCCAACGTAGACTGGATCGGCATCGGCAGTTTTGCATCGGCATTTTTTGTCCTACGGAAGCTCAAGTGGAATCCCATCCTGACCATGTGCCTGTGCGGCGTGGCCGGGCTTGGACTTCACATTTTGCTCGGAATATAA
- a CDS encoding M20/M25/M40 family metallo-hydrolase produces MNEQTKAQVEAYAEECRTEQLELLRTLGKMPAPTRKEDFRAAFCRDWLRAQGAENVRIDSAKNVICKLGPDTEELVVFAAHTDIVFPDVENLPLREEGGKLFAPGIGDDTANLVNLLMAAKYLIQKQTALEYGVLVVANACEEGLGNLDGTKALFAEYGTRIQGFYSFDIYMPLCCSSAVGSYRYKITCKTPGGHSYANFGDPSAIQLLCGLVNELYQIQPPVRSRTTYNVGRIEGGTTVNSIAQQASMLYEFRSTAQDCLEEMEEKFRRAVAHWNGRGGDFEVELLGIRPGNGPVDQKRLGQFTEKSKEIVRAFTGREPDETPNSTDSNIPLSLGIPANTIGTIDGGSAHTRQEWVDIASLPTGLKIVLGLMLEYQKNDCF; encoded by the coding sequence ATGAACGAACAGACAAAAGCGCAGGTGGAAGCTTATGCAGAAGAATGCCGCACCGAACAGCTGGAACTGCTGCGCACACTGGGAAAGATGCCTGCGCCGACCCGAAAGGAGGATTTTCGGGCAGCATTCTGCCGGGATTGGCTCCGGGCACAAGGGGCAGAAAATGTCCGCATCGACAGCGCTAAAAATGTGATCTGCAAACTGGGGCCGGACACCGAAGAACTGGTCGTTTTTGCCGCCCACACGGATATTGTGTTCCCAGATGTAGAAAATCTTCCCTTGCGGGAAGAGGGCGGCAAGCTATTTGCGCCGGGCATCGGCGATGATACTGCCAACCTCGTCAACTTGCTGATGGCTGCAAAATATCTGATCCAGAAACAAACCGCGCTGGAATATGGTGTGCTGGTGGTGGCGAATGCCTGCGAAGAAGGTCTGGGCAATCTGGACGGTACCAAGGCATTGTTTGCCGAGTACGGCACCCGTATTCAGGGGTTCTATTCTTTTGATATCTATATGCCGCTTTGCTGCAGCAGTGCCGTGGGTTCTTATCGGTATAAGATCACCTGTAAAACGCCCGGTGGTCACTCCTATGCAAATTTTGGCGACCCCAGTGCCATTCAACTGCTGTGTGGACTCGTGAATGAACTGTACCAGATCCAGCCACCGGTACGTTCCCGTACCACCTATAATGTAGGGCGTATCGAGGGCGGCACAACGGTCAACTCCATTGCACAGCAGGCATCCATGCTGTACGAGTTCCGTTCTACCGCACAGGATTGTCTGGAAGAGATGGAAGAAAAATTCCGTCGTGCTGTAGCGCACTGGAATGGCAGAGGCGGCGATTTTGAGGTGGAGCTGCTGGGCATCCGTCCCGGCAACGGCCCTGTTGACCAGAAAAGACTCGGTCAATTCACGGAAAAAAGTAAAGAGATTGTTCGCGCCTTCACAGGCCGTGAGCCTGACGAAACGCCCAACTCCACGGACAGCAACATCCCGCTGTCGCTGGGTATCCCGGCCAATACCATTGGTACGATAGATGGCGGATCGGCGCATACCCGGCAGGAGTGGGTGGACATTGCCAGCTTGCCCACAGGACTGAAAATCGTTCTTGGGCTGATGCTGGAGTATCAGAAAAATGATTGCTTTTGA
- a CDS encoding chromate transporter produces the protein MDENKTYGTRLARLWKLFLSTLYISSFTFGGGFVIVTFMKKKFVDELHWIDEQEMLDMTALAQSSPGAIAVNAAILVGWQVEGLIGMIVAVLGTIIPPMVILSVISVFYNAFATNRYIALLLKGMQAGVAAVILDVVFDLGGKVLKTRSWVYIALMVAAFVANTVFDVNVVVVILAAAVFGVVLALVQWKKGGAK, from the coding sequence ATGGATGAAAATAAAACATACGGTACACGGTTAGCACGGCTTTGGAAGCTGTTTTTGAGTACGCTGTACATTAGCAGCTTTACCTTCGGCGGCGGCTTTGTCATCGTGACCTTTATGAAGAAAAAATTTGTAGATGAGCTGCACTGGATCGATGAACAGGAAATGCTGGATATGACAGCGTTGGCGCAGTCCTCTCCGGGCGCAATCGCGGTCAATGCTGCAATTCTGGTAGGCTGGCAGGTAGAAGGCTTGATTGGAATGATCGTGGCAGTGTTGGGCACCATCATCCCACCTATGGTCATTCTTTCAGTCATTTCTGTGTTCTACAATGCTTTTGCCACCAATCGCTATATCGCGTTGTTACTCAAGGGAATGCAGGCTGGTGTGGCGGCGGTCATTCTGGATGTTGTATTCGACCTCGGCGGCAAGGTGCTGAAGACCCGCTCATGGGTGTATATTGCCCTGATGGTCGCAGCGTTTGTCGCAAATACGGTGTTTGATGTCAATGTGGTGGTGGTCATCCTTGCCGCTGCAGTATTCGGCGTGGTGCTGGCTCTGGTCCAGTGGAAAAAAGGTGGTGCAAAATGA